The sequence below is a genomic window from Acanthopagrus latus isolate v.2019 chromosome 12, fAcaLat1.1, whole genome shotgun sequence.
TAGAAATGTAACATGTTGGTCTCGTGTCTGAATCAACACTCGAGTCACTTCATGTAAAAGTCACAACAACAATCTGACTGTCAGACCTGAAACTTTCCTGGATCAGCAGCAAAACACTCGACATCCAGCAGATGTGACTGAAAGAAGAAGGTGAACACGACGTGCCGTCGTTCAGTGTTTGTGCCTCGAGTGTTAATGTTCAGTGTTCAACAATCATCACGTCTCcactgacaacatgttttatAGAGACGCTGTTTGACTGTCTCATCATTCATTACCTGTTTATAGAGCAGCTTCACCTTCTCCTTATTCACAACAACTACACATGTTAATGCAACCCAACACAACAGCTCAGCCACATGTCAGCCagctgttctggttctggttctggttctggttctggtgtcgGCCGTGTCTCCTGCACTAATGGCTGTTGTGTGTTGAgatgtgttgtttcagtgctctctctctctgacagcatGTCATGACTGATGCTGTGTTGCACTTTCTGAACTGTTTGATATGAAACttgtcagcagtgtgttgatGGGTAAAGACTTGTGTCCTTGTGTTGCAGTTGCTGCATTTTCCACAGCTGAAGTTTCCTTCTAGATGAAGACAAGTGTAATCAGGTTTCAGGTTTCtaaaagtgtgtctgtgattgTTGGTGCTTGTTGAAGTGACAGGATGGGGGACTGTGCTGATCTCAGCCTGTGATGGTTCTGAACTCAGGATGTGTCAGAGTTTGTTGATGATGTCCTGGAGTTTCTGCTGACAGTGACTGAATTCAGTTGTAAAGATGATTCTTTGTGTTCTTCAGATGTGGCTTTAGgtttcagcagctcagctcttGAAGATGTTAATTCCTAGTGGTAGACTTTATCTATTGTAGATGGGCGGGTCCACTGATCCTGTATGTGCTGACAGCTACATCACAGAATGCTAGAAAACCATTTattacatgtttctgttgttaatgAAGCTAAATGTGGAAACTTAAAGCAAAGTTCTGCCTTTAAAACTGGAACCAACTTTCACCTCAAACCATTTTCAGATAGTTTCTAATGTTGTGATTTGATTGAAGTGTTTAAAGATGTAAACCCTGTTTATTGTTTCATACATTCTGTAAATCACTTTCAATTCCATGTGTTTGACTTCAGAGGGTTTTAATACCTTCTCAAAATCAGAAGAGGTCCATTACAGCACCAGAACACTTTAATATACAgctgtcacattttgttctgatCCAATCAATGAATAGACATTTAATTCTAACTTATTTGATTTAGCTTTTTcataatagaaataaaataacacatttgagaCGTACAATGAGGGGAGGCTAAAGTCTGaacatgatattaaatgtttaaatgatctccttcttcttctgcaggaaaacaaaaggctcagTGAAATACGAGGACATCATCTCTAAGAGTCGTCTTGTCCGTTCAGGATCTCCTGCTGTCTACCAGCTGAGACCAAAGAAAGAGGAGATTGGATCTCTAAGAAGAATGACTCTTGGTGAAAAAGATctgaacaagacaaacagaaccATCTTACTTGTTGgagaaacaggaacaggaaaatCTGCTCTGATCAACACTCTGGTCAACTACACCATGGGAGTGAAGTGGGAGGATGATGTCTGGTTTCAGATtgtagaggaggagaagagaaaccaatcagagagtcagacatcagatgtgtttgtgtaccagATCTTTGGATTTGAAGGTAAAACTCTGCCCTACTCTCTGACCATCATCGACACTCCTGGATACGGAGATACCAGAGGGACTGAACATGATGCTGCAGTCAGTGAGAGATTATTAGACTGGTTCCGCTCAGATGATGGAGTTCATGAGATTAATGCAGTGGGTCTGGTGCTGAAAGCAACTGAGAATCGACTGGATGATCGACTGATGTACATCTTTGATTCAGTGGTGTCTCTGTTTGGTAAAGACATGGAGCAGAACATCGTCGCCCTCATCACACACTCAAGTGGTACGACGTATAAAAACGCTCTGAAAGCTCTCGAGGCTGCAAACATTAAATGTGCCAAAGACGAAAATAATCAGCtggttcacttcctgtttgataaCTGCCAGCATGaagacaggacagaggacacagaagaGCTTCAACatgcatttacaaaaacaactaaaGGACTGAAGAAGTTCACAGAGTTTCTGCACAAAACAAGATcacaaaagctgaaaacaactgTGGAGGTTCTGAAGTCACGAATCAGACTGACAGCCTGCATCCAAAACCTGAAAGAGAGGATTCAGTTAACTGAactaaaacagagagaaatccaACAGACCCAGGAAGCTCTGAagaaacatgaagaagagatgaagaaagatgaGGAGTTCACTGTAGAAGTTGATGAGGCCTACAAAGAGAAACTAGCTATCAAAgctgggaggaggtggtggttgttgttttctAATGGAGCGACCTGCTGTACAGTCTGTGAGGAGAACTGTCACTATCCATGCACACTGGCCTGGTATCCAAAACACTGTGAGGTCATGAAAGATGGCCGCTGCACTTCATGTACCAGGAAGTGTCCTGTGTCAGATCATGTGAAAGAAGACTGGATCTATGTGACCAAGGCAAGAAGAGTTAAAAAGACCCTGCAAGATCTGAAAGGGACGTATGAAAAGCAGAAATCAGAGTGTGACAAGAAAACAAGTCTTTTGGAAAAACTacaggaggaaatgaaagaactTGAGAAAGATAAAGATCAGATGTTCGATAAATTCTTCCAGCATGTTGTCAATCTGGAGCAGATCGCTCTGAAAGTTGATTCACTGTCCACTCTGGTCCACTTGGACTTCCTGAttgagaagatgaaggagaaaagagacacagagaagatccagaaactggaggagatgaagagacaaATGGAGGAAGATAAAGGATTAGTAGCAGCGCTGCAGTACGGCTTTAATAAACTAACATCAGCATTTAAAGGAGCAAAAACTAAGTGAAGATGTCAGAGAGCAGACAGTGTAGaaaacatgttcacacagttgatataaatgttgaaacatgacaacatgttgttgagtgtgtttgtataaagTGTTGATGTGATAACTTCATCAGAACATTGAAATGTGATCACCACAGCTAACAGCTCTGCATTAAATGGAGTGAGGACGCCCCCTGGTGTTTCATGCTGAATACAACAGCTCCCTCCTCTAtatcacacatttaacacaaagtcacatcctgctgtagaaacacacattatttgtGCTGACATTGCTGTTACAATCATGTTTCTCTCCAATATAATCAGGCTTCTGCTCACATGTTTCTGCTCCTGCTGGTCTGAATAGATGTGTCTTATATATCCACCATGATATTATAATGTTGAAGTTGTTGTGAAACTAAATAGAAGTAAAGTGATGATAAAGGAGTTCAGCCTGGAGGGGTTAAAGCTCTTCctgtgtgttgtgactgtttctctctttgtgtgagttgaatgtttttaaggttgatctgatgtgtttttctgtgatttattgTGATGTTACTCTGATGTTGACACAAGTGTCAGTAACACATCACTGACATACTTCTGCTCATATAAAGCAGttaaacatgatgtttgtcatgttCATCACTGTACAGAGGACTCTGAGTCTGGAGGGTTtctgaagagtcatgtgatctaCTGTACTTTGATCTGATTGGTTCTCTGGTTCCTTCATGTGTCTTCATGCTTGTAGAATATCTCAGATGACTCAGTCCACGTGGAAACATGTTGATCCATATTTTTAGTGATTGTAATATATTGTGTTATTCCACATGAAGTCATGTCCTGACTGATGCAGCGTTCAGTGAATCAGTAATAAAATCTGTGCTTGATGAACTCAGTTTGTTCAGAGTGTCTTCACTGGATCATCAGCAGCTTTTTCACTCTGTTGAATCTTCTGCTGAACtttgaatgaatgcaaatttatTTTGGACAAGTGAAAAcgaaaacagtgtgtttatttagtgttaatgtgttaatcaaaatcaaaagttcaaaaaaccaaaaaaaataaaaaacgtctgaacaggagcaggaagacgtgaacatttatttaatcCACAGCTCACTACTTAATCAATTTACTTCCATTCCTCAAACTGTTTACCTTCGTACGCTCCAGTCTAGTTATATACAATTCAATATACTACATATACAATTAATACAACACatattatatacacatatatttgaATGTGCACACCCTTATATACATGAACACAGATGTTctgaacacatgcacataaatacataaacccCGTGTCCCGCTTTGCTTGCAGGAATGAAACAACTCAGTCCAGACACCAGTTATCTGACAGCACACCTACGTAAGCGTTTACTTCTGGTACGTACGGTGTCTCATACGGGTCAACACAGTGTCTGATCTACAGCTGGGCAGCTTGTTGTTCAGATGCTAAATGTTGCTACAGGACCCAAAGTTCCATTAATTGACTGGTTTCCTGTCTAGTGTCGCTCCGCCCACAAGAAAACCTGAAAGCGGCCAGCTTCGGCCCCCGTGCCCCACTTTGGGTCACCCTGCTCTGAATGAAGCTCTGCAGGTTTCCTCTTCAGTTGGTCCATGATGAAGGACCAAGCTTTGTTTCTCCACATGTGGCCGATGATTCAGGAGGAAACCACATCAGATCTGTTTCTCACTTCTGTCCCACATTCTTACTTCAGTTATATTTCCACTGCAGGACGTGAAAGAGTTTACAGGGAGGTATtaatacttttacttcactCAAAGATCTCAGTTCTTACTAAACTTTGCACTTGCCTCAGTTTTGATTAAATCACATATTTTGAATTATaaattgtggcttttttttcaaatctgatCAGCTCATTTCTTTGgtaacagctgctgtgtttacgtcagcactgtttttttctgaggcgCATTTTAACGCATCATCGATCTCAGACGCTCCTGATCGCAGTGAATGTAACACACTTATTTCCTGAAGTGACGCGTtgtcatatcacacacacacacacacacacacacacacacacacacacacacacacatgtgtttaaacatcagttttacagctgctttgtGTCTGAATGAAACTTTCCTGATAATCTTCTttattcatcttcttctttatttagtCATCAGTTTATTTCAAGACATAGAGAGAAACATTCTCATTTCCTTAAAGGACGAAGACAAAGAGATTAATACATgttatcaaaattaaatcaaccagtcaattaaattgtgtttacacttttcacacaaatcaaaatgaaatttgtgtgttttacacgtgatcaataaaatgtatttagacATTGATGCGTACCAAGACAGaacatgttaaaatgataaaagataaagaagtGAATATAAGCAATAAGAAAATAGAAATTGAATTATAAACCACTATAACATCTATTAGTCTATTAAATTATAAGACACTACATCAGCTCGTCTCAGAGCctcagaataaaacataaaatattttaagttaaatatcaaattaaagtgaaaaaatggATTATTAAAAGTGttcattttttccttcttaaatgttttttcctccaatTATCAAATCTTTTGCAAAAATCCTGCTTAACTGTTATGGAAATGTTTAAGATATTACTGATCAGAGTTAGAAACTGACAGTTTAGTACCTTTTAACGAGACTGAGGAGGTAAATTGGCTCTTTTCCCTTGAAACATGAGTCTCACGTTTGAGCTGGTGGAGggaaattaaaggtgcagtatgtgagaattttagtttaaaacattcaaaatttaattaaaatgatcaacagaaagtgaaacagATAACAACTTCTCCTCCAGGCAGAGTCTGCTAACATGACCGGAGGCTGGATGCTCTGTGGTCGCAGGGTTTCATAGAAACAGCTTCAGTTAGAAGACGCTGACTCTGCAGAGCGACACCGCAGACGCTGAATGTGATTTACTGCTCACCCTCAGTTTCTGTTCCACAAAATATTTTCCTGAGGTCAGGTGACAACACATCCTCCTTTTTTAAGTCAAACAAGTGAAAATAgagtaaatacagtaaatcaaaTATTATATTGAACAATGTTATAAAAAGTGCAAGATATGAATGAAAAGTCCCATTTTCACAGGAACATTTCCCCCAGAAATTaaagttcagtcattatctaaATAAAATCACTTAAACCTTTGGTGACATCAGCTGTTGATGAATTAACAGTAGAAGTGATGGCTGTGTTTAATAATTGAAGTAAGAACGTTTCCACAAGACGTGTGAAGAAAACTGAAGGGACCGACACTAAACAGCTGTGTggccttaagaaaaccacttatCAGAGAAGCTAATCTGGAAAAACAGGCTTCAGATTGTTAGGTAGTTTGAAGATTGGACTCTGCAGTGATGGAAGAAGGTCATGTGGTTCTGATGGGTCCAGATTTACTCTGTTCCACAGTGATGGGAGCATCAGCGTAAGAATCAAAGCTAAAGGTGATCGAACCAAGACTTTAGACGTTAGAGTGTGTGGCACAGtacacattaatattaataacttTTAAAATAAGATACAGAAATCTGGTCAGTGCATATATATtgtttgtattatattataagCTGTTTGcgtatatttgtatgtgtgtgagtgtgtgtgtgaacatgtgtgagCATGTAGGTGtgtatatgtactgtacatgtgtcaCAGGTTTCTTTACTCACTGGTTAAACAAGTAGGCAGAGTCAGAAGTTCAGTGAGGCAGTTTATTAACACAGGCAGATttggtaaaaaacaaactgtccaaAAGAAAAGATGGGGGTGATGAAGTGGCACAGTCCTTTAAAAGAGTCCTTACCAGAGGTCCAAAAGCTGTCCAGCCAGTCTTTACTTCTCCTTGGCTGCAGGTAAAGGGGGGACCAGGTGGAGTTCAGTCATCGCGTCCTTTGCTGctcctgtttcttctctgctgtgtctgttggATTCCCCCAGCCCCCGTCCTGCTCCGCTTCctcatttttatctgtttgtgaAGGTGATTCTCCTCCctgaaccggcaccttatcgtggtggaggggtttgagcacctgaatgatcccaggagctatgttgtccggggcttaatgcccctggtagggtctcccaaggcaaacaggtccgaggtgacaggtcagactaagatcagTTCAAAAGCCCCTAATGACAGAGATAAAATCGAGGACGTGTACGTCGCCCGGATTGGCGTTActggggccccaccctggagccaggcctggggttggggctcgcaggcaagcgcctggtggccgggtccAGGCacagcccgaaggagcgacgtgggcccgccctccagtgagctcaccacttgcaggagggttcagaaggggcaggtgcagcgtgatttgggtggcggtcgtgggcgtGGGCtccggcgacccaatccccggatggtgactctagccatggggacatggaatgtcacctcactgggggggaaagagcctgagctggtgcgagaggttgagcggtaccggctagagatagtcgggctctcctctacgcacagtctgggctctggaacccaactccttgagagaggctggactctcttctattctggagttgcctgcggtgagaggcggcgagctggtgtgttcttgcttatagctcctcggctcagccgccatgtgttggagtttaccccagtgaacgagagggttgtttccctgcgccttcgggtcggggataggtctctcactgttgtttcggcttatgggccgaacagcagcgcagagtacccggccttcttggagtccctgggaggggtactggagagagctccaaccggggactccgtcgttcttctggggcacttcaacgctcacgtgggcagtgacagtgttacctggaggggtgtgattgggaggaaccgcctccccgatctgaaccagagtggtgttttgttattggacttctgtgctagtcacagtttgtccataacgaacaccatgttcaagcataagggtgtccatatgtgcacatggcaccaggacaccctaggccggaggtcaatgatcgactttgtggtcgtgtcatctggcctccggccgcatgtcttggacactcaggtgaagagaggagctgagctgtcaactgatcaccacctggtggtgagtcggatccgttggcaggggaggaagctggacagacctggcagacccaaacgtattgtgagggtctgctgggaacgtctggcagaaccaTCTGTCAtagaggtctttaactcccacctccgggagagcttggaccagatcccgagggaggctggggacattgagtccgaatggaccatgttctccacctctattgttgacgcggctgtctggagctgtggctgtaaggtctccggtgcctgttgtggtggcaatccccgaacccggtggtggactccggaagtaagggatgctgtcaagctgaagaaggagtcctaccgagcctggttggcccgggggactcctgaagcagctgacaggtaccggcaggccaggcggGCGGCAGCACAGGtggtcgcggaagcaaaaactcgggtctgggaaaagttcggggaggccatggaggaggactatcggtcggCCTCGAgaaaattctggcaaaccatccggcacctcaggagggggaagcagtcttccaccaacactgtttacagtggaggtggggagctgttgacctcgactggggacattgtcgggaggtggaaggaatacttcgaggatctcctcaatcccactgacatgtcttccatagaggaagcagaggctgaggactcagaggttgactcattcatcacccgggccgaagtcactgaggtagacgggaagctcctcggtggcaaagcatcgggggtggatgagatccgccctgagtacctcaagtctctggatgttgtggggctgtcttggctgacacactatgtagttttaataACAGCCGTCCTCTTTCTTATTCCACACTCTCCTCTAAACACTCACTGTCCTTCCTCTGTCATCAggtctttgttttctcctgtgtgtgtttgtgtgtgtgtgtgtgtgtgagagagacgaacaacacacagatatacCTGATGCTACGCTGCCACCTTGAGGAGAGGAGGTGTCACAGCATGTTCTCAGCCACAAACCAACAGTGGGACAAGAAGTACTCTATTAAATCAGTAAGTACACAGATAGAATCAGCTTCATGCAGTAAAAGTACATGTTGTGCagtaaagtgtgtgtctgtgactgatATCTGAttctgtgtgacatcatcagataGTTCAGCCTGTCGGAGCAGCTCGTACGTATATTTCCTACAGAAACATCAGAGCAGGAGAACGTCCTTGTTGTTAGAAATGttctctgtgtgctgcttcATTAAAAGTGTGTATTGATGAAGGTAATCAGCTGTTTGGATCTGAATGAGGAGAAggtgtgactgactgtgtgtgatgtgcttCTGCATCTCAATCAGTGAAAAAATGACTGGAGTTTGGTGTGTCAGGTTGCTTCATAAGCCCTTTAACACTCAGTGGTAAATGGACCTTTACTCTGTGTGAGTTCAGATCATTTTCAACACTATTTACAGTCACACATCACTTTCATAAGTTACAACCTTCTCCTGCTCGACTCATCAGCCGAGGAACCACCAGAACCTTTTCATCAAAGAACGCTGCTGTTGAACTGGGTTAACACAGATAATCTGACATCAGCTGAATgatgattcacacacactcagagtctCTGCATGCAGCTCACCATCTTCTATAATGTGGCATCACGTCagattgtctgttttcatctttgtgttaaataaaatgCCTTTGAACCTTCATGCTGTGTATTTAATATTGTACAGGAGTGAATGTTGTCGACCTCTAAACTGTCAAGAACTCCAAAATCCTTCAACCGTTACAGCTGTTATGGTACTTTTGGTTGAAGTTATTAAGTTAATTGTTAATCAGAATTACAAACTGATAGTTTAGTGCTGATTTGGTAAATTGGcttgttttccttcttcaaGGATGGTGATCTAATGTAAACTTCATCTTATTATGGATCATGATCGATAATCATCCCTGACGATCTTTAATTATCATTGCTCGCCAAATTTAACCCAAAattgtcatgactcctgtttttgtttgttcttgtatctattgtattatgtcttgtttttgtttttccttgtcttgtgtctcatgttctgatttttccatgccctcatgtgtcctttaagttctcccctctggctccctctgtctgttgtcttgttccctcctggtctgttcctctgtgctcctccccctcattatcacacctggcttccttcctcctctctcctcacctgttcctcgtcatgtcattagtgtctgtgtatttagtctctgtgttcccctcactcctggtccagtcattgttttctgttttctgttttctgttttctgtatgcTCCTggtccatgctcctgtcccgtttgggatgttttggttttgagttttccatgttttgagttgaactttgatttttgatttgtactttgtcaagctgttttcttttgctactttgtctcgttcttgtttgctactttgtcttttgccctgttttgtctgcttttggtttttgtaacagctttccttaaagctcgccttttgttcctccttatCTTGCCGCCCGTGTGttctgcgtttgggtccacctttcccttccacAGTCTTCCCTTTTTTACCCCGACCTGACAAAAATTTAGCAAACCTTATTTATGCTGAACAAAGCACAGCACATGGTGCCCCGTATGAGGCAGCACACAGTTggcaaacattcattcattgtgcAATATTcatttcaggatgtttttgaTGGTGCTTAGATTTGAGATTCTTCAAAAACCCTCCAGACTCAGAGTCCTCTGTACAGTGATGaacatgacaaacatcatgtttaaCTGCTTTATATGAGCAGAAGTATGTCAGTGATGTGTTACTGACACTTGTGTCAACATCAGAGTAACATCAcaataaatcacagaaaaacacatcagatcaaccttaaaaacattcaactcacacaaagagagaaacagtcacaacacacagGAAGAGCTTTAACCCCTCCAGGCTGAACTCCTTTATCATCACTTTACTTCTATTTAGTTTCACAACAACTTCAACATTATAATATCATGGTGGATATATAAGACACATCTATTCAGACCAGCAGGAGCAGAAACATGTGAGCAGAAGCCTGATTATATTGGAGAGAAACATGATTATAACAGCAATGTCAGCacaaataatgtgtgtttctacagcagctgtcagctggTCACAGCTGATATAAATGTGAACACAGTGAAAGTTGTGTTCTGATGTGAtgagcagctgagaggagaaaagaggctGAATGATGTAACTAACAGCCCCAAATCAATCCTGACTCAGCGTTCACTGATGTGGATCAGAACATGACTCAGCACTGCTGATCATCTGCACAGTAACTGCTGCTGATTCATCATCAAACTACAGGAACAATCATCATTACAGACTACAGAGGGCGCTGTCTGCTCAAActacacatgtaaacactgatCACATTTTCATGTTCTGATATAGTGATGACATCAACACTTTAtagaaacagaatgaaaaaccTTCAATCACTTGAATCAACAGTGTCGAGTTTGTTTTCTACACATCTGTCTGCTCTCACATCCTGATCACCTACTTCTTCACTTCTTCAACAGATCCTGTTTGTCTGTAtcgtgctgctgctctggttgTTTCCTCCACTCGACTCTTCATCTCTTCCAGTTTCTGgatcttctctgtgtctcctttctccttcatcttctcaaTCAGGAAGTCCAAGTGGACCAGAGTGGACAGTGAATCAACTTTCAGAGCGATCTGCTGCAGTTTGACAACCTGATGGAAGGATTCATCAAACATCtgatctttctctttctcaagttctttcatcttcctcctAAGATTTTCCAGAAGGCTCAACTTGCTCTCATGTCCCTTCTTGTTCTTTTCATACTTCTTCTTCACATCTTCCATGGTCTGTTtaacttttcttgttttgcatACATAGATCCACTTTTCTTTCACATGGTCTGATGCAAGACACTTCCCAGTACACACAGTGCAGCGGCCATCTTTCATGACCTTACAGCCTGTGGCAGACCAGGACTCTTCACATCCAGGATAGTGACAGGTCTCCTCACAGACTTTACAGGAGGTAGCTGCTCGATACCATGcccaaaaaaccccacacatcCCACCATCAATaggttgtttgtctttgtagaCCTCGTCCACTTCTTGAATGAAGTTCTCATtgttctccatctctctttgaTGTTCCCTGAGAGCTTCCTCAGTCTGTTTGACCTCTCTCTGTTGAAGTTCCACATGTTCAATTCTGCTTCGCAGGTTTTCGATGCAGGCTTTCAGCACTTTCCTCTCattcagaacacacacagttgtcaTCAGCTTCTGAGGTTTAGCTGTTTCCAGAAAGTCTGTGAACTGACTGATTCCATCTGATGTCACATCCCATGCTCTTTTTAAACCAgtctcagttttcttttttttctctttagtcTGGCAGTTGTTGAACATGAAATGAAGAAGATCTCCGTCCTCGTCTTTGGCACATTTAATGTTTGCATCTTTGAGAGCTTTCAGAGCGTTTTCAGGTGTCAGACCATCTGAGTGTGTGATGAGGGCGACGATGTTCTGCTCCATGTCTTTACCAAACAGAGACACCACTGAATCAAAGATGTACATCAGTCGATCACTCAGTCGATTCTCAGCTGCTTTCAGCACCAGACCCACTGCATTAATCTCATGAACTCCATCATCTGAGCGGAACCAGTCTAATAATCTTTCACTGATGATGACGTCACGTTCAGTCCCTCTGGTATCTCCGTATCCAGGAGTGTCGATGATGGTCAGAGAGTAGGGCAGAGTTTTACCTTCAAATCCAAAGATctggtacacaaacacatctgatgtctgactctctgattggtttctcttctcctcctctacaATCTGAAA
It includes:
- the LOC119029689 gene encoding uncharacterized protein LOC119029689 isoform X2, whose product is MATGKTKGSVKYEDIISKSRLVRSGSPAVYQLRPKKEEIGSLRRMTLGEKDLNKTNRTILLVGETGTGKSALINTLVNYTMGVKWEDDVWFQIVEEEKRNQSESQTSDVFVYQIFGFEGKTLPYSLTIIDTPGYGDTRGTEHDAAVSERLLDWFRSDDGVHEINAVGLVLKATENRLDDRLMYIFDSVVSLFGKDMEQNIVALITHSSGTTYKNALKALEAANIKCAKDENNQLVHFLFDNCQHEDRTEDTEELQHAFTKTTKGLKKFTEFLHKTRSQKLKTTVEVLKSRIRLTACIQNLKERIQLTELKQREIQQTQEALKKHEEEMKKDEEFTVEVDEAYKEKLAIKAGRRWWLLFSNGATCCTVCEENCHYPCTLAWYPKHCEVMKDGRCTSCTRKCPVSDHVKEDWIYVTKARRVKKTLQDLKGTYEKQKSECDKKTSLLEKLQEEMKELEKDKDQMFDKFFQHVVNLEQIALKVDSLSTLVHLDFLIEKMKEKRDTEKIQKLEEMKRQMEEDKGLVAALQYGFNKLTSAFKGAKTK
- the LOC119029689 gene encoding uncharacterized protein LOC119029689 isoform X1, which gives rise to MASTEEKGNSMEHPPTITHPPPVSATETPTPDVTMATGKTKGSVKYEDIISKSRLVRSGSPAVYQLRPKKEEIGSLRRMTLGEKDLNKTNRTILLVGETGTGKSALINTLVNYTMGVKWEDDVWFQIVEEEKRNQSESQTSDVFVYQIFGFEGKTLPYSLTIIDTPGYGDTRGTEHDAAVSERLLDWFRSDDGVHEINAVGLVLKATENRLDDRLMYIFDSVVSLFGKDMEQNIVALITHSSGTTYKNALKALEAANIKCAKDENNQLVHFLFDNCQHEDRTEDTEELQHAFTKTTKGLKKFTEFLHKTRSQKLKTTVEVLKSRIRLTACIQNLKERIQLTELKQREIQQTQEALKKHEEEMKKDEEFTVEVDEAYKEKLAIKAGRRWWLLFSNGATCCTVCEENCHYPCTLAWYPKHCEVMKDGRCTSCTRKCPVSDHVKEDWIYVTKARRVKKTLQDLKGTYEKQKSECDKKTSLLEKLQEEMKELEKDKDQMFDKFFQHVVNLEQIALKVDSLSTLVHLDFLIEKMKEKRDTEKIQKLEEMKRQMEEDKGLVAALQYGFNKLTSAFKGAKTK
- the LOC119029695 gene encoding uncharacterized protein LOC119029695, which codes for MATGKTKGSVKYEDIISKSLLVRSGSPAVYQLRPKKEEIGSLRRMTLGEKDLNQTNRTILLVGETGTGKSALVNTLVNYTMGVKWEDDVWFQIVEEEKRNQSESQTSDVFVYQIFGFEGKTLPYSLTIIDTPGYGDTRGTERDVIISERLLDWFRSDDGVHEINAVGLVLKAAENRLSDRLMYIFDSVVSLFGKDMEQNIVALITHSDGLTPENALKALKDANIKCAKDEDGDLLHFMFNNCQTKEKKKKTETGLKRAWDVTSDGISQFTDFLETAKPQKLMTTVCVLNERKVLKACIENLRSRIEHVELQQREVKQTEEALREHQREMENNENFIQEVDEVYKDKQPIDGGMCGVFWAWYRAATSCKVCEETCHYPGCEESWSATGCKVMKDGRCTVCTGKCLASDHVKEKWIYVCKTRKVKQTMEDVKKKYEKNKKGHESKLSLLENLRRKMKELEKEKDQMFDESFHQVVKLQQIALKVDSLSTLVHLDFLIEKMKEKGDTEKIQKLEEMKSRVEETTRAAARYRQTGSVEEVKK